In Levilactobacillus zymae, the following proteins share a genomic window:
- the topB gene encoding DNA topoisomerase III, which yields MTTVILAEKPSQARSYVQAFQKSTKKQGYYTVSDPVLPENTLVTYGLGHLVELATPDKYDQKYQQWALSNLPIFPDKYKFVVSASKKDQFKVVKDLLTKADTIIVATDSGREGSNIAWSIMSQAQIDVKKKTIKRLWLNSLEKDAIITGFKNLGDWHKDYLAYKEAQTRQISDWLIGMNGSPLYTLLLRQNGVRGVYSIGRVQTPTLYMVYQRDQAIKNFKPEPYFELNAEIVANQQKFAAKLDPYQRFKDETGLMTFMQAKRVQKGSQGGLIKDVQKQAKKRASPQLFSLSSLQSAMNKRYHASASQTLAAIQSLYEAKLLSYPRTDCAYITDEEFEYLVANLTKYLGLVSKPVALTNTTPNKRYVNGKKVEEHYAIIMTKVVPTKEKLASLPKLQQQVYDLVLRTTLAMFADPYEYEETTIITQVGDANFKATGKVPTKQGWQALFDENKADQQEAATLPLVHQGDQVQANLQTPQKETTPPVPFTEGTLITAMKTAGKTLDDEAAQAILKDVQGIGTSATRANVLEVLKKRGYLVTEKNKLHVSEAGITLCKAVELEPLLTSPEMTAKWEQALQQISTEERTPDNFLSQIKKFVAKLIADVPTQLTGNSAIKQQINHQQQAQKSDEVFLETPQATVLNKQKFYIVKPKQGEDFTLPKKWSSKALGKTAIKALVTKGETSKLKGFKSKKGKSFDAKLKLDGHKLSFDFD from the coding sequence ATGACCACTGTTATCTTAGCTGAAAAACCCAGTCAAGCCCGTTCATACGTCCAAGCCTTTCAAAAGAGCACAAAAAAACAGGGTTACTATACGGTTAGCGACCCTGTTTTGCCCGAAAATACGCTTGTCACATATGGTCTCGGACATTTAGTTGAACTAGCCACACCGGATAAATATGATCAGAAATATCAGCAATGGGCCTTATCTAATTTACCGATTTTCCCCGATAAATACAAGTTTGTGGTGTCAGCTAGTAAAAAAGATCAATTCAAGGTCGTCAAAGACCTGTTAACGAAGGCCGATACCATTATTGTTGCCACCGATAGTGGTCGGGAAGGCTCTAATATTGCGTGGTCAATCATGAGCCAAGCCCAGATTGACGTTAAAAAGAAGACCATTAAGCGGCTATGGTTGAATAGCCTAGAAAAAGACGCCATTATTACCGGATTCAAAAATCTTGGTGATTGGCACAAAGATTATTTGGCTTATAAAGAAGCCCAAACTCGTCAAATTAGCGATTGGTTGATCGGCATGAATGGTAGTCCCTTATATACTTTATTGTTGAGACAAAATGGGGTGCGTGGCGTGTACTCGATTGGTCGCGTGCAGACGCCAACCTTGTATATGGTCTATCAAAGAGACCAGGCAATCAAAAACTTTAAGCCGGAACCCTATTTTGAACTAAATGCGGAAATTGTAGCTAATCAGCAAAAATTCGCCGCAAAATTAGACCCCTATCAGCGATTTAAAGACGAAACAGGGCTAATGACATTCATGCAAGCTAAACGCGTTCAGAAAGGCTCACAGGGCGGTTTAATCAAGGACGTCCAAAAACAGGCTAAAAAGCGTGCTAGTCCCCAACTATTCTCACTATCCAGTCTGCAAAGTGCCATGAATAAACGTTATCACGCCAGCGCCAGCCAAACCTTAGCAGCCATTCAAAGTTTATATGAAGCCAAGTTGTTGAGTTATCCCCGCACCGATTGTGCTTATATCACTGATGAAGAATTTGAGTACTTAGTGGCTAATCTGACGAAGTATCTGGGTTTAGTCTCTAAGCCAGTCGCTTTAACCAATACCACCCCAAATAAACGTTACGTCAATGGGAAAAAGGTTGAAGAACATTACGCCATTATCATGACTAAAGTTGTGCCGACTAAAGAGAAACTAGCCAGCTTACCTAAATTACAGCAACAAGTCTATGACCTGGTTTTAAGAACGACGTTAGCGATGTTTGCTGATCCGTACGAGTACGAGGAAACCACCATTATTACCCAAGTTGGTGACGCCAATTTTAAAGCAACCGGTAAGGTCCCAACTAAGCAAGGTTGGCAAGCATTATTTGATGAAAACAAAGCCGACCAGCAAGAGGCAGCCACCTTACCGCTCGTTCACCAAGGCGATCAAGTCCAAGCAAATCTGCAAACACCGCAAAAAGAAACGACACCACCGGTACCCTTTACCGAAGGTACCCTGATTACGGCCATGAAGACCGCCGGCAAAACGCTTGATGATGAAGCAGCCCAAGCAATTCTCAAAGATGTGCAAGGCATTGGGACAAGTGCGACCCGGGCCAATGTGCTGGAAGTGTTAAAGAAACGCGGCTACTTAGTTACTGAAAAGAATAAGTTGCACGTCAGTGAAGCCGGAATCACTTTATGTAAAGCAGTCGAACTCGAACCCTTGCTAACTAGTCCAGAAATGACAGCTAAATGGGAGCAAGCATTACAGCAAATCAGTACCGAAGAACGCACCCCAGATAACTTTTTGAGCCAGATTAAGAAGTTTGTGGCGAAGTTAATTGCTGATGTCCCCACACAATTAACCGGCAATTCAGCCATTAAGCAACAAATCAATCACCAACAGCAAGCACAAAAGTCCGACGAGGTCTTCTTAGAAACACCGCAAGCGACCGTTTTAAATAAACAGAAGTTTTACATTGTGAAACCCAAGCAAGGCGAAGACTTTACTCTACCCAAGAAATGGAGCAGCAAAGCCCTCGGTAAAACTGCAATTAAAGCGTTGGTCACCAAGGGGGAAACGAGCAAATTAAAGGGTTTCAAGAGTAAAAAAGGAAAGTCGTTTGACGCCAAGTTAAAGCTTGACGGCCATAAATTAAGTTTTGATTTTGATTAG
- a CDS encoding MFS transporter produces MVQEKHNKLLSAIISIGLLSFLGIVVETALNITFPQLTTYFSIPISQVQWLTTGYMLVSTSLIPLGSFFLRRFRVVTLFRVSCLSFLVGTLIASFSNSFNLVLLGRLCQGIADGIALPLMFAVVLDQVPKKKVGTFMGIGSLVIAFAPAVGPIYGGIIQDTLNWHFLFIILIPIIMVTWLLGELSIEQSSPVHYVPFDVRGGIFLAIFLTTTLMFIANLTANSSSFKLYLFLLGTAFFSGLLFLLNEKHKSHKLLELSLFKNKRFLQLLSAFFLLQFSSLSMSYLIPNVLQILFAQSPGLVGFLIAPAAVIDAVLSVVAGIIYDKTAPRLPIISGCIIIGLTFLGANLFTPSIGGLVLIYMLFMVGLSFSYSNIMTYSLSQLPAGLVNDGNSIYMTVQAYSGAVGIAISSSIVSLLQKQQGSVISGTKWGLAINFLILFFVAVFTISLCLIALRNKVIKGDKE; encoded by the coding sequence TTGGTTCAAGAGAAACACAACAAACTATTGAGCGCAATAATTTCGATTGGTCTTTTAAGCTTTTTAGGAATAGTGGTTGAAACAGCGTTAAACATAACCTTCCCACAATTAACAACGTATTTTTCTATACCTATCAGTCAAGTTCAATGGTTGACTACTGGATATATGCTAGTCTCAACTAGTTTGATTCCATTGGGTTCATTCTTTTTAAGACGGTTTCGTGTGGTAACTTTATTTAGAGTTTCGTGCTTAAGCTTTTTAGTCGGTACGTTGATTGCAAGCTTTTCCAACAGCTTTAATTTAGTTTTGCTAGGCCGCTTATGTCAAGGCATTGCTGATGGAATCGCGTTACCGTTGATGTTTGCTGTCGTACTAGATCAAGTGCCAAAGAAAAAAGTTGGCACTTTTATGGGGATAGGTAGCTTAGTTATTGCCTTTGCACCAGCAGTGGGGCCCATATATGGTGGCATAATTCAGGACACATTAAATTGGCATTTTCTATTTATAATTTTAATACCAATTATTATGGTTACCTGGCTGCTTGGTGAGCTTAGCATTGAACAAAGTTCACCGGTTCATTACGTTCCCTTTGATGTCCGTGGGGGCATTTTCTTGGCCATTTTTTTGACAACGACGTTGATGTTTATTGCTAACTTGACTGCTAACAGTAGCTCTTTTAAATTGTATTTGTTTTTACTAGGAACAGCTTTTTTTAGTGGCTTACTTTTCCTTCTTAATGAGAAGCATAAGAGCCATAAATTATTGGAATTAAGTCTCTTTAAAAACAAACGCTTTTTGCAGTTGTTAAGTGCTTTTTTTCTATTGCAATTCAGTTCTTTGAGTATGTCATACTTAATCCCTAATGTGCTACAAATACTTTTTGCCCAGTCACCTGGTTTGGTAGGTTTTCTAATTGCTCCTGCCGCTGTGATTGATGCAGTGCTATCGGTGGTTGCTGGTATTATTTACGATAAAACTGCACCCCGCTTACCCATTATAAGTGGCTGTATAATCATTGGACTGACCTTTTTGGGCGCCAACCTATTTACACCAAGTATTGGCGGGCTGGTTTTAATATATATGCTTTTTATGGTGGGATTGAGCTTTAGCTACAGTAACATCATGACCTATAGTTTGTCTCAATTACCTGCTGGGTTAGTAAATGATGGTAATTCGATTTATATGACGGTTCAAGCTTATTCAGGAGCAGTTGGAATTGCAATATCGTCCTCTATTGTTTCTTTATTGCAGAAACAACAAGGGAGTGTAATTTCAGGGACAAAATGGGGGTTAGCAATCAATTTCTTGATTTTGTTTTTTGTTGCCGTATTCACAATTTCTCTATGCTTGATAGCTTTACGAAATAAAGTAATTAAAGGAGATAAAGAGTAA
- a CDS encoding S-adenosyl-L-homocysteine hydrolase has translation MINSLDFIDYLCEHYEVYFIPKPKSIDRKVLKHLSKTCTILDVSRKELAGVDTPNLIKKIVGQDTFAIIDIGGYFVPRLSDIQKQFKGQLVKIIEDTENGYQKYEDKLSNNSISVPILSVARSSLKIEEDFLVGHEIVVKSEIFLADYGTTLLGKKVLVIGYGKVGSSIAGNLRKRGAIVTVSDKRAIRLANALAHGYQITNDIYTELIDVDIVYIANGEKSIDTLQLKKLDLKHTLYSFSVTSADDTFKNSQMINKLPRYGHNGGYKILKTKSNRTIILANSGDAINFTYSISTLASYVQLTQAEMAVILQKDISGEENQGIVELNENDREKIAKEWLVEIFKFVKS, from the coding sequence GTGATTAACAGTTTGGATTTTATAGACTATTTATGTGAACACTACGAAGTGTACTTTATACCCAAGCCCAAAAGTATCGATCGTAAAGTCCTTAAACATTTATCAAAAACTTGTACAATATTAGATGTTTCTAGGAAAGAATTAGCAGGCGTTGATACACCTAACTTGATAAAGAAAATTGTCGGACAGGACACGTTTGCAATTATTGATATTGGTGGGTATTTTGTACCAAGATTAAGTGACATTCAGAAACAGTTTAAAGGTCAATTGGTTAAAATAATCGAGGATACGGAAAATGGCTACCAAAAGTATGAAGATAAGCTGTCCAATAATTCAATATCAGTCCCAATACTATCAGTGGCAAGAAGTTCTTTAAAAATTGAGGAAGATTTTTTGGTTGGACATGAGATTGTAGTCAAATCCGAAATCTTTTTAGCAGATTATGGAACGACGCTTTTAGGCAAGAAAGTACTAGTTATTGGCTATGGTAAAGTTGGCTCCAGTATAGCGGGTAATTTAAGAAAACGTGGTGCAATAGTCACAGTTTCTGATAAAAGGGCAATACGATTAGCTAACGCATTAGCCCATGGGTACCAAATAACTAATGATATATATACTGAGCTAATTGACGTTGATATTGTGTATATAGCTAATGGAGAGAAGTCTATTGATACTCTTCAACTAAAAAAATTGGATTTGAAACATACTTTATATAGCTTTTCTGTAACTTCAGCGGACGATACTTTTAAAAATAGTCAAATGATCAACAAATTACCCCGCTATGGACACAATGGTGGGTATAAAATTTTAAAAACTAAAAGCAATAGGACTATTATTCTAGCAAATTCAGGGGACGCAATTAATTTCACATACTCTATATCAACATTAGCTTCCTACGTTCAATTAACACAGGCTGAAATGGCAGTTATACTACAAAAAGACATTTCAGGTGAAGAAAATCAGGGAATTGTTGAATTAAATGAAAACGACAGAGAAAAAATTGCTAAAGAATGGTTGGTAGAGATATTCAAATTTGTTAAAAGTTGA
- a CDS encoding putative holin-like toxin: protein MLAFGTFIVALIALIVELIKSQQKNNPS from the coding sequence ATGCTAGCTTTCGGTACATTTATCGTGGCCTTAATCGCATTAATTGTTGAGCTGATCAAAAGTCAGCAAAAAAATAATCCGTCTTAG
- a CDS encoding HD domain-containing protein → MSLDDIKSFSKENMAFDPTGHDFLHAQRVAKLAQKIYTEDFKKDETDIGLYVVKAASYLHDTIDEKVTADKKNRLREVRIILSHENIATPAREDILDIIQHMSYSDNIEHHYQLSNEGKCVQDADRLDALGAIGIARAFAYGGHAGQEIYDPKISVKEIKTHDDYRHHKSTTINHFYEKLLKLASSMNTRMGKQEASRRTKYMRDFLSEFQMETGVKDET, encoded by the coding sequence ATGAGTTTAGATGATATAAAATCATTTTCTAAAGAAAATATGGCCTTTGATCCAACTGGGCATGATTTTCTTCATGCCCAAAGAGTGGCTAAGTTAGCTCAAAAAATATATACAGAAGATTTTAAAAAAGATGAAACTGATATTGGTCTGTATGTTGTGAAAGCAGCTAGCTATTTGCATGACACCATAGACGAAAAAGTCACTGCAGATAAAAAGAATAGACTGAGAGAAGTACGAATTATACTTAGCCATGAGAATATTGCAACTCCGGCTAGAGAAGACATTTTAGATATTATCCAACATATGTCATATTCTGACAACATTGAACACCATTACCAGCTTTCTAACGAAGGTAAATGTGTTCAGGACGCTGATAGACTTGATGCACTAGGTGCAATCGGCATAGCACGTGCATTTGCTTACGGCGGGCACGCTGGACAGGAAATATACGATCCCAAAATATCAGTGAAGGAAATCAAAACACACGATGATTATCGCCATCACAAAAGTACAACCATCAATCACTTTTATGAAAAGCTACTGAAATTAGCAAGTTCAATGAATACCAGAATGGGAAAGCAAGAAGCCAGTCGTCGAACAAAGTATATGCGTGATTTCTTATCTGAATTCCAAATGGAAACAGGTGTAAAAGATGAGACATAA
- a CDS encoding helix-turn-helix transcriptional regulator produces the protein MGSDKKVTDTVFTNADIDKLTLTQILKSLSDPTRIKIVSTLFKENQECSCEIFSDLGKKSNLSQHYRNLRLNGLISIRHSGVHSYLTLRQAELNRRFPHLLKTIVFDYQLGN, from the coding sequence ATGGGAAGTGACAAGAAGGTGACAGATACTGTTTTTACTAACGCTGACATCGACAAATTAACCCTTACTCAAATATTGAAATCACTAAGTGACCCCACTCGGATAAAAATTGTATCCACACTATTTAAAGAAAACCAAGAATGTTCCTGTGAAATTTTTAGTGACCTAGGCAAGAAAAGCAACTTGTCACAACATTATAGGAATCTACGACTAAATGGTTTAATCTCAATTAGACATTCAGGTGTTCATAGTTATCTAACCTTACGACAAGCAGAATTGAATCGACGATTCCCTCATTTATTAAAGACTATCGTTTTTGATTATCAATTAGGAAACTAG
- a CDS encoding putative holin-like toxin produces MSVFQALSLMLLFGTFLIALLSYIDKHHK; encoded by the coding sequence ATGAGCGTCTTCCAGGCACTCTCGTTGATGTTGCTGTTTGGCACGTTTTTAATCGCGCTACTCAGCTATATCGACAAGCACCACAAATAA
- a CDS encoding ArdC-like ssDNA-binding domain-containing protein: protein MPNKANVKAWKAQLVAQAEQQILKLTDSDQFKQYLNTLAKFHRYSARNIDLIYAQNPQATQVAGFKQWQKAFNRTVNRGAKAIRIAAPIIKKLTPAEQKHLDTTDERAIVGYRYLPVFDVAQTSGEPVLSAKDFVKENLADHQNVTSLYNAFKDYLNQQTDLKVSEVPLATLNGAKGYFQPSTNEIVIGGDEPDNALKLKTLYHEYAHSQLHGIKSAFKDRPRAYQETQAEAVAYVAMQNIGVDTSNYSLGYVATWAKDKAVIHSALSEIQQVSNKVIELSDGLTKQLGLQEAPKEPAHDLKKLSAHDLNKSYQGLQQQVQQATNPQQKSELKNKLNDVHHEISERTQKQLQAFAKKNPEIKQPDSEPDQSLKR, encoded by the coding sequence ATGCCAAATAAAGCAAATGTTAAGGCTTGGAAAGCACAATTAGTCGCCCAGGCTGAACAGCAAATCCTAAAATTAACTGATAGTGACCAATTTAAACAGTATCTCAATACCCTGGCTAAATTTCATCGTTATAGCGCCAGAAACATTGATTTAATTTATGCGCAAAATCCTCAAGCCACTCAAGTCGCCGGTTTTAAGCAATGGCAGAAGGCTTTTAACCGCACCGTCAACCGGGGCGCAAAAGCGATTCGGATTGCGGCTCCGATCATTAAGAAGCTAACACCAGCCGAGCAGAAGCATCTTGATACCACCGATGAGCGCGCCATTGTCGGTTATCGCTATCTACCCGTCTTTGATGTGGCACAAACTAGCGGTGAACCAGTGTTAAGTGCTAAAGACTTTGTCAAAGAAAATTTGGCCGATCATCAGAATGTGACAAGCTTATATAACGCGTTCAAAGATTATTTAAACCAGCAAACCGACCTTAAAGTCAGTGAAGTGCCTTTAGCGACGCTAAATGGGGCTAAGGGGTATTTTCAACCCAGCACTAATGAAATCGTCATTGGTGGCGATGAGCCTGACAATGCTTTGAAACTAAAGACGTTATACCACGAATATGCGCATAGCCAGCTACACGGCATAAAATCAGCCTTTAAAGATCGGCCACGAGCCTATCAGGAAACCCAGGCCGAAGCGGTCGCATATGTTGCCATGCAAAATATTGGCGTTGATACCAGCAACTACTCACTCGGTTACGTGGCCACCTGGGCTAAAGATAAAGCCGTGATCCATAGTGCTTTAAGTGAAATCCAGCAAGTTAGCAACAAAGTGATTGAACTTAGCGATGGCTTAACCAAACAATTAGGCTTACAAGAAGCCCCAAAAGAGCCTGCGCATGATCTAAAAAAGCTATCAGCCCATGATCTTAATAAGTCCTATCAAGGCTTGCAACAACAAGTTCAGCAAGCAACTAATCCACAACAAAAATCAGAACTAAAAAATAAATTAAATGATGTACACCATGAAATCAGTGAGCGAACACAAAAGCAACTGCAAGCATTTGCTAAAAAGAATCCAGAAATTAAACAACCAGATTCTGAACCCGATCAAAGTCTAAAACGTTAG
- a CDS encoding DUF5839 family protein, whose translation MADNVLMAYHIVHDPDERAKHVLNTKKLYKWRITEKTKGTPVVGNVALVQTQFAKRTPVMIYATKEVANDLSDLQPVKAFTNNRDQETVNQTFDDLMK comes from the coding sequence ATGGCTGATAATGTGTTAATGGCCTATCATATTGTGCATGATCCTGATGAGCGGGCAAAACATGTTTTGAATACAAAAAAGTTGTATAAGTGGCGGATTACCGAAAAGACGAAGGGCACCCCGGTAGTTGGTAATGTGGCGTTAGTCCAAACCCAGTTTGCGAAGCGTACCCCAGTTATGATTTATGCGACAAAGGAAGTTGCCAATGATTTAAGTGACTTACAACCAGTTAAAGCATTTACGAACAATCGTGATCAAGAGACGGTTAATCAAACGTTTGATGACCTGATGAAATAA
- a CDS encoding ATP-binding protein, with translation MNISELSEILKSNQHETDTYDFKERWENTNSELLKDILSFANTAHHKDCYLIYGIDDSKHVVGITDEDKNQKNQQMITDFLTHVHFANDSIPNVIFNKLPVDGKIVNILTIKDSDQVPFYLADDFKGKGRPISKGTIFFRDKDSDFGFQSVPPYKTMEKLWQKHFHLDLKPKDRFPYLLDDICNWSWHDGDPEKFVYNIDPNFCIEIEEREDQETSIQVESFSVNLPNPQIFWSSVSLKYNQQDVMNPLTGMSLDGGRGFVIYPEISKIKDLYYYYYFANSLREKVGNVVNYQKRHATGTFTIDDYFNSIVQYSDDKQKQLIESEIESKKIDFSPKDKEVKELNKHLTTTFGKKYVERHTFSSMISQIKLTRYINKTINK, from the coding sequence ATGAACATATCTGAACTATCTGAAATTCTGAAATCAAATCAACACGAAACTGACACTTACGATTTTAAAGAACGCTGGGAGAACACAAATAGTGAACTTCTAAAAGATATTCTAAGTTTTGCTAACACAGCTCACCATAAAGATTGCTATTTGATATATGGAATCGATGATAGTAAACACGTTGTTGGCATAACTGATGAAGATAAAAACCAAAAGAACCAACAAATGATCACCGATTTTTTAACACACGTTCATTTTGCCAATGATTCCATTCCAAACGTTATATTCAATAAACTACCTGTTGATGGCAAAATAGTGAATATTCTTACAATCAAAGATAGTGATCAAGTCCCCTTTTATTTAGCAGACGATTTTAAGGGAAAGGGAAGGCCAATTAGCAAGGGGACTATATTCTTCAGAGATAAAGATTCTGATTTTGGATTTCAATCTGTTCCTCCTTACAAAACTATGGAAAAATTGTGGCAGAAACATTTCCACCTCGATTTAAAACCCAAAGATCGTTTCCCGTACTTATTAGATGACATTTGTAATTGGTCATGGCATGATGGTGACCCAGAAAAGTTTGTTTATAATATAGATCCCAATTTTTGCATTGAGATAGAAGAAAGGGAAGACCAAGAAACTTCTATACAGGTTGAAAGCTTTAGCGTAAACTTACCCAATCCCCAAATATTCTGGTCTTCTGTTTCATTAAAATATAATCAACAAGATGTAATGAATCCTTTAACAGGCATGTCTTTAGATGGTGGTAGGGGATTTGTAATTTATCCTGAAATTTCTAAAATAAAGGATTTATATTACTATTATTATTTTGCCAATAGCCTTAGAGAAAAAGTAGGTAATGTCGTTAACTATCAAAAACGACATGCTACAGGTACATTTACGATCGATGACTATTTTAATTCTATAGTACAGTATAGCGATGACAAACAAAAACAACTAATCGAATCGGAAATAGAAAGCAAAAAAATTGATTTTTCTCCAAAAGATAAAGAAGTAAAAGAGCTAAACAAACATTTAACAACCACGTTCGGTAAAAAATATGTGGAAAGGCACACTTTTTCGTCTATGATCAGTCAAATAAAGTTAACTCGATATATAAATAAAACAATAAATAAATGA